From the Lytechinus variegatus isolate NC3 chromosome 5, Lvar_3.0, whole genome shotgun sequence genome, the window TGACAAAGTGCTCGAAAATCTCAGTACCCGCATTAATTGATCTCATCAACCAATCGATCTAAGAGAGATTAACATTAACGAACTCacccacatacacacatacactcaCCCGAGCATAATGTACTCATTAACAATAGTAATATACATTCCACTTACAAGATGATGTCCACATAAgcctcttttcttcttctaagATTGAAATTTCCTGGTGACGTTTTTCATTAAAGTATTTTATCATTGCTTCAACCCTTATTCAGTTTTCAAGAATGACAAGgagttgttttttctttcttaaatttTAACCAAGCAAATCCTAAAAGTATCGTTTTAGGCCTTGTGATATAGAATTCATCCCCAAATACGCTGTCTGCTTGTAAGCAAACTTTTAGTCTTCGGTGACTTTCCCTTTACATCTTTCTGCGTACTAGTAAGCCTTTTTATGACCTTAATCCTTTAAAGTCAAAAGGAAAAGCGTAATACTGCTTTAATTATTATTTCGGATTTTATTGATTCATGTGAGCGTTATTGAGTCTTGTTCAAAATAACTCCTGTGTACAATCGGGTGAAAAGTTTCAGAATAATGTTTACCCCAAGGTTCTCTACTAGGGCCCTTTTTGTTCATTTAATGTATGACTTTAGATTTTACATGGCTTCGAGGCAAACATTTTAAGAAGCGTGAGAAGGAAGACAACGGGTCGTATAAAATCACTGGACTTAACGTCCACGTAGAATGTATAAGGAATAacatcaaaatgtaaaaaaaatatcaggtaGTGGAGGTAAACTTAAAATCCTATGTTTGATGGACTTCAAGTCAATTGTAAGACGATGGATCACAGGGTATGTCTATGAtatagaacatacatgtataaagactCAACTTTTTTAACTATATTTTGTGATATTcttatattatcatgatttcaGTGAGAGATAACATGAAGTatacaaattgttttatttatgaattttatttagACTAGTGATAAAAAACTGTTTTGGGCAAAAAAGCAATACCATTCAACATCAAACATTCAATGTCCGTTTTCAGACGATATATCATAGCATTACCAACATAGAGGACAGCACTGCCATTCTCACCATCACCATTAGCACTGcagtcatcataatcatcatcgcattaccatcgtcaccatcttcgtcatcatcatcacgatcttcgtcatcatcatcctcatcatcctcattaccaccactaccaccatcaccactatcatcattatgatcgtcatcatcatcatcaccgtcatcatcatcatcatcatcatcaaatcataatcatcctcattttcattatcatcatcatcgcacCACCATCACTAACATTCTGATTAAACAATATCATTAACACTCACAATgagaattttatgaaaatcgATATCATAAACTAGCCATAAACCACTTTGCAAACCGAATAGCAAAACATAATAGCActacataaaaacaataataaaacagaaaaaaggtaTAGTTTCGCATCTGTGGATCCTGAACAATCGTCAATGTTAATACAAAACGAATATTCCATTGCAACCAGGACATGCTTTTTTTCAGGCATGACATGCATAAGCGCAGGGAGAAGAAACATTATATAAAACGCAATACTTTGCAATTCGGAgcaaatttttaatttaatcTTTCGGAAGTGCATTTCGAATTGAAGGCAATTTGATCGGCGAAATAGTGTTGGAACCCCCGTGCACTCTGGGCTAGACGCCCCCCTTTGCCCCTCACATTTTATTGGCGTGTCTAACTGATGGAGATGATACCTATGCCGTGTCTAGTGTGGCAATTCCGAGATTTATGGGTCTAATCAATCTACCTTTCAGGCCCTTAGATATTAATTACCCTAATAAGGCAATGGGTCTTCCACGGTGATCAATCTCAAGTGTGGGATAAATTCTTATTTTAAAGAGGATCGATTAGGGGAGTGTTTTAACGGTTCATATTTACCATTTACACTGCAAAATGTCGTTGAATCAACACCATCAGAGAGGATCACACCAAGTACATACTGTATAAACACCAATGTGAACTTTGTGGATGTTAATTTAACACTTTTCGTGGTATACGCACTGTAGgtgttattaaaaaataaaaggcgTATCATCCAGACTCAGGGGCCCCCGTAACATGAAACTTAGTGATTGATCATGAAATTGCTTTCTACcactgattgcattgattatcgTGTATGAACAATTGTAAAGTCAACActatgatcaatcgctaatctttgtgttacacgGCACGGGTGTGTGGTCCTCTGACAACTTCGACAAATGGCAGTGTTattcaacttattttttttctctctttaaagTGTACTAGGTTGAGgaatcttcttttatttgtgacgtcgtCAGTCGTTCACTTTTTGTCTTCATACTGATACTTACAGACACGTTTTCGCGCGTCTTACCACTCCATCCAGACGAAAAGAACTTTTTGAAGTACTTCTTAAAGCTTGTTGTAGTAAAGGCATACACAAATGGATTAACACATGAATTAGCGTAAGCTAGACAGAGACAAAACGTGTAGAACTCGTTGCTCAACCCGTGCCGGAATAAAGGGTCGACGTTAATGGCGATGTTGACTGCGTGCAGAGGGGCCCAACACAAGGCGAAGAGTGTGACGACTATGAACACCATCCGTGTTATCTTCTTCTTGCGTCGAAGCGCCCTCGCATTGGCCTGCGCTGATTCTGTCCCAGCGGACGTCTTGTGCCACACCTGATAGAGGATCTGGACATAACAGAACATGATGACCGACAGAGGAACGCCATAGGTGGCTAGGACAACGAACAAGTAGAATGCGAGGTCGCCGTGCTCCCAGGGGAATTTGCGAGAGCAGAACACGTCGCCATGTTCATCAACGGTCGTCTTGTTGAACGCCAGCACTGGAGAGTATAACACGAAAgaaactggaaaaaaaagagaacgaAATATTAATGAACGGGGATCAGCAGCTGTGCCCAGTGCAAATTTATTGTCTAAGGTCTGCAAAATATACTATATTTTGGATGAAAATCCAGGATGTACGCCCTCCA encodes:
- the LOC121414822 gene encoding somatostatin receptor type 2-like — translated: MTIDRYFLIVHAVRSRNTRTTRRALLINVGIWFFSFVLYSPVLAFNKTTVDEHGDVFCSRKFPWEHGDLAFYLFVVLATYGVPLSVIMFCYVQILYQVWHKTSAGTESAQANARALRRKKKITRMVFIVVTLFALCWAPLHAVNIAINVDPLFRHGLSNEFYTFCLCLAYANSCVNPFVYAFTTTSFKKYFKKFFSSGWSGKTRENVSVSISMKTKSERLTTSQIKEDSST